From the genome of Campylobacter concisus, one region includes:
- the nikR gene encoding nickel-responsive transcriptional regulator NikR: MDSVIRFSVSLPSQLLDELDKKVSEQGYASRSEFTRDLIREKIVNDSWKDASEELIGVLTLIYMHHHNDLVNKKMDIEHSSDVKIICTNHVHVDHHNCLETISIRGEAGKIERFAERIAGLKGVKFSKLTRAAIPRF, encoded by the coding sequence ATGGATAGTGTTATACGTTTTAGTGTTTCTTTGCCTAGTCAGTTACTAGACGAACTAGATAAGAAAGTTAGCGAACAAGGCTACGCTTCTAGGAGCGAATTTACGAGGGATCTGATCCGCGAAAAGATCGTAAATGACAGTTGGAAGGACGCTAGTGAGGAGTTGATCGGTGTTTTGACGCTCATTTATATGCATCATCACAACGATTTGGTGAATAAAAAGATGGATATAGAGCATAGCTCTGATGTGAAAATCATCTGCACAAACCATGTTCATGTCGATCACCACAACTGCTTAGAAACGATTTCAATAAGAGGCGAGGCGGGCAAAATTGAACGCTTTGCTGAAAGGATCGCCGGTTTAAAGGGCGTAAAATTTTCTAAACTCACAAGGGCAGCTATTCCTAGGTTTTAG
- a CDS encoding nickel-dependent hydrogenase large subunit yields MSEKRIVIDPITRIEGHLRIEVVVDENNVVKEAYSGSTLWRGLEQIVKGRDPRDAGFFMQRICGVCTYSHYRAGIIAVENALGIKPPLNAELTRTLMNAALYLHDHIVHFYQLHGLDWADVVSALSADVHKASEEAFKYTDLPFATGADKLKEVKERVEAFVKKGNLGPFANAYWGHSTYKFTPEQNLIVLSHYLECLRIQRTAAQMMAIFGAKNPHPQSLTVGGVTCVMDLMDPARMGEYMSKFAEIKEFVDRAYYPDILMAAKAYGNEPSVLNDVGVANLLCYDEFLIGKNDHLFKGGYILNGDLSKVYDIDENKITEEATRSWYKNDKALHPYDGETEANYTGLIDGESIDAEGKLAHSKLFDTKGKYSWIKAPRYDGMPMQVGPIASIVINYARGNERVKKVVDEFLAKSGLPLSAVFSTLGRTATRMLEAKVVAEHTMDAFNALVENLKSDQETCAKYVIDNKKEYKGNFQGNAPRGALSHWCRIKDGVITNWQAVVPSTWNASPKDAQNQMGSYEACLVGLKIADLSKPLEIIRKIHSYDPCIACAVHVMDTKGNDLSTYKINPNL; encoded by the coding sequence ATGAGTGAAAAAAGAATAGTAATAGACCCTATAACACGTATCGAGGGACACTTAAGAATAGAAGTTGTCGTAGATGAAAATAATGTCGTAAAAGAGGCGTATTCTGGCTCAACTCTTTGGCGTGGTTTAGAGCAGATCGTAAAAGGTAGAGATCCAAGAGATGCTGGCTTTTTCATGCAAAGAATTTGTGGCGTTTGTACATACTCACACTACAGAGCAGGCATTATCGCAGTTGAAAATGCTCTTGGTATCAAGCCTCCACTAAATGCAGAGCTAACTAGAACGCTGATGAACGCAGCTTTATATCTTCACGATCACATCGTGCATTTTTATCAGCTTCACGGCCTTGACTGGGCAGACGTCGTCTCTGCACTAAGCGCAGATGTGCATAAAGCTAGCGAAGAGGCGTTTAAATACACTGATTTGCCATTTGCCACGGGAGCTGACAAGCTAAAAGAGGTAAAAGAGAGGGTTGAAGCATTTGTTAAAAAGGGCAACCTTGGACCATTTGCCAACGCATACTGGGGACATAGCACATATAAATTTACCCCAGAGCAAAACTTGATCGTTCTCTCTCACTACTTAGAGTGTTTAAGAATCCAAAGAACTGCAGCTCAGATGATGGCTATCTTTGGCGCAAAAAACCCACATCCACAAAGCTTAACAGTTGGTGGCGTGACCTGCGTAATGGACCTTATGGATCCAGCTAGAATGGGCGAATATATGAGCAAATTTGCCGAGATTAAAGAATTTGTAGATAGAGCTTACTATCCAGATATCTTGATGGCAGCTAAAGCTTATGGTAATGAGCCAAGTGTTCTAAACGACGTTGGTGTGGCAAATTTACTCTGCTACGATGAGTTTTTGATTGGCAAAAATGATCATCTATTTAAAGGTGGCTATATCTTAAATGGCGATCTTAGCAAGGTTTATGATATCGATGAAAATAAAATCACTGAAGAAGCTACTAGGTCTTGGTATAAAAACGACAAAGCGCTTCATCCATACGACGGTGAGACTGAGGCAAACTACACTGGCCTTATTGACGGCGAGAGCATAGACGCCGAGGGCAAACTAGCTCATAGTAAGCTTTTTGATACAAAAGGTAAATATAGCTGGATCAAAGCACCACGATATGATGGCATGCCTATGCAAGTAGGTCCAATAGCAAGTATCGTTATAAACTACGCTAGAGGCAATGAGAGAGTTAAAAAAGTAGTTGATGAATTTTTAGCAAAGAGTGGCTTGCCATTAAGCGCAGTCTTCTCAACTCTAGGCAGAACCGCTACTCGTATGCTCGAGGCAAAAGTAGTGGCAGAGCACACAATGGACGCATTTAATGCCTTGGTAGAAAATTTAAAATCAGATCAAGAGACCTGCGCAAAATATGTAATCGATAACAAAAAAGAGTACAAAGGAAATTTCCAAGGCAATGCTCCAAGAGGTGCGCTTAGCCACTGGTGCCGCATAAAAGATGGTGTTATCACAAACTGGCAAGCAGTCGTGCCAAGCACATGGAACGCCTCTCCAAAAGACGCACAAAATCAAATGGGCAGCTACGAAGCGTGCTTAGTTGGTTTAAAGATCGCTGATCTTTCAAAACCGCTTGAGATAATACGAAAAATTCACTCTTACGATCCTTGCATCGCGTGTGCTGTGCATGTTATGGATACAAAGGGAAATGATTTGAGTACTTATAAGATAAATCCAAATTTGTAA
- a CDS encoding HyaD/HybD family hydrogenase maturation endopeptidase: protein MRVLVLGIGNVMFADEGIGAHFVNLMAKNYKFISSKNELTLMDGGALALALTHIISEFDYLIVVDCISANGASVGDVYFFDFLNVPNFISWDGSAHEIEMLQTLHLMELAGDRPTTKILGIVPSRIESSNFSLSDEVINASTILEKTLLEHLKELDFECEKVANFTLKDIVDEYAKKGLK, encoded by the coding sequence ATGAGAGTGCTGGTTCTTGGTATCGGCAACGTGATGTTTGCCGATGAGGGCATAGGTGCTCATTTTGTAAATTTGATGGCTAAAAACTATAAATTTATAAGTTCTAAAAACGAGCTTACATTAATGGACGGGGGCGCTTTAGCCCTCGCTCTAACTCACATCATAAGCGAATTTGACTATCTTATCGTCGTTGATTGCATTAGCGCAAATGGCGCAAGTGTGGGTGATGTTTATTTTTTCGACTTTCTAAACGTACCAAATTTTATCAGCTGGGACGGCTCGGCTCACGAGATAGAGATGCTTCAGACCCTTCATCTAATGGAGCTTGCAGGCGACAGACCGACAACCAAAATCTTAGGTATCGTGCCTAGCCGCATAGAGTCATCAAATTTTAGCCTCTCAGATGAGGTTATAAACGCTTCTACAATTTTAGAAAAAACACTGCTTGAACACTTAAAAGAGCTTGATTTTGAGTGTGAAAAGGTGGCAAATTTTACCCTAAAAGATATCGTTGATGAATATGCTAAAAAAGGTTTAAAATGA
- the cybH gene encoding Ni/Fe-hydrogenase, b-type cytochrome subunit, with amino-acid sequence MSHKNADRISEYEFSIGVRLTHWIRFAAITLLVVSGYYISYVFVSPEITSEPTNFMQAKWRMAHQIAGFVLIAAFIFKFYLFVFDKHSKKEWMSVVDFLNPKIWIAQIKYYLFMGPHPHLRGVYNPLQFASYFFFYLILTLICLSGLVLYVHVYHEGLGGALYEPARFFEELMGGLANVRTIHRICMWVIMIFVPIHVYMAVFNAVKGKNGAMDAIVSGYKFVKEH; translated from the coding sequence ATGTCACATAAAAATGCTGATAGAATCAGCGAATACGAATTCTCCATCGGTGTTAGGCTGACACACTGGATTAGATTTGCAGCGATCACACTTTTGGTTGTGAGCGGCTACTATATCTCATACGTTTTTGTGAGTCCAGAGATCACGAGCGAGCCTACAAATTTTATGCAAGCAAAGTGGCGTATGGCTCACCAGATCGCTGGCTTTGTTCTAATAGCGGCGTTTATTTTTAAATTTTATCTATTTGTCTTTGATAAACACAGCAAAAAAGAGTGGATGAGTGTGGTTGATTTTCTAAATCCAAAAATTTGGATCGCACAGATTAAGTATTATCTTTTTATGGGGCCACACCCGCATTTAAGGGGCGTTTATAATCCTTTGCAGTTTGCCTCATACTTTTTCTTTTATCTTATTTTGACTCTTATTTGCCTAAGTGGTCTTGTGCTTTATGTTCATGTTTATCATGAGGGACTTGGCGGAGCGCTTTATGAGCCAGCAAGGTTTTTTGAGGAGCTTATGGGCGGACTAGCAAATGTCAGGACGATACATAGAATTTGTATGTGGGTCATTATGATATTTGTGCCGATTCATGTTTATATGGCGGTATTTAACGCTGTTAAAGGCAAAAATGGAGCGATGGACGCTATCGTTAGTGGCTATAAATTTGTAAAAGAACACTGA
- a CDS encoding hydrogenase small subunit, translated as MNNDLRQKIDRRLSELSALPKMKSDSSIAQLLKEKGFTRRDFMKWAGAMTAFMALPSAMTPMVARAAELSDRLPVIWLHMAECTGCSESLLRTDAPSIDSLIFDYISLEYHETIMAASGWQAEENLESAIEKYKGRYILLVEGGIPTGATENFLTVGPHGTTGKTHAVNASKDAAAIFAIGTCSSFGGIQAARPNPSNSVGLSRVTDKPVINVAGCPPSEKNIVGNVLHFLLFGTLPALDVYNRPKWAYGLRIHDLCERRGHFDAGEFVQNFGDEGAKNGYCLYKVGCKGPYTFNNCSRERFNQHTSWPVQAGHGCIGCSEPDFWDTMGPFEEPMADRLFDTVLGLGADNVSDKVGIGILALTGIGIAAHAVIASMSKDKE; from the coding sequence ATGAATAATGACTTGCGTCAAAAGATAGATAGACGCTTAAGTGAGCTTAGTGCGTTGCCTAAGATGAAAAGCGACTCGAGTATTGCGCAGCTTTTAAAAGAGAAGGGCTTTACGAGGCGTGATTTTATGAAGTGGGCTGGTGCGATGACAGCTTTTATGGCTCTACCAAGTGCGATGACACCGATGGTTGCTCGTGCTGCTGAGCTTAGCGATAGGCTTCCTGTGATATGGCTTCATATGGCAGAATGCACAGGCTGTAGCGAGAGCTTACTAAGAACCGATGCTCCAAGTATAGATAGTCTTATATTTGACTACATAAGCCTTGAATACCACGAAACTATCATGGCAGCTTCTGGTTGGCAGGCTGAAGAAAATTTAGAGAGTGCGATCGAAAAATATAAAGGCAGATACATTTTACTAGTTGAGGGCGGTATCCCAACTGGTGCGACTGAAAATTTCTTAACTGTTGGACCTCATGGCACAACAGGTAAAACTCATGCTGTAAATGCTTCAAAAGACGCAGCTGCTATCTTTGCGATCGGCACCTGTTCTAGCTTTGGTGGCATTCAAGCTGCAAGGCCAAATCCATCAAATTCAGTGGGACTTTCAAGGGTAACTGACAAACCAGTTATTAATGTCGCAGGCTGTCCACCAAGTGAGAAAAATATCGTTGGCAACGTGCTTCACTTCTTACTTTTTGGCACACTTCCAGCGCTTGATGTTTATAATAGGCCAAAATGGGCTTATGGCTTAAGAATTCACGATCTTTGCGAAAGACGTGGTCACTTTGACGCTGGCGAGTTTGTCCAAAACTTCGGCGATGAGGGTGCAAAAAATGGCTACTGCTTATACAAAGTAGGCTGTAAAGGTCCATATACATTTAATAACTGCTCACGCGAGAGATTTAACCAACACACATCATGGCCAGTTCAAGCGGGACACGGCTGTATAGGCTGCTCAGAGCCAGACTTCTGGGATACGATGGGACCATTTGAAGAGCCTATGGCAGATAGACTCTTTGATACTGTCTTAGGTCTTGGAGCTGATAATGTAAGCGACAAAGTCGGCATTGGAATTTTAGCTCTTACAGGCATTGGCATAGCAGCTCACGCTGTTATAGCTTCTATGAGTAAAGATAAAGAATAA
- the hypF gene encoding carbamoyltransferase HypF yields the protein MRSSFRYEIKGLVQGVGFRPFVYTLADKFKLVGEIYNDDEGVKLNFSGEEASFLAFEKELYEKLPALARIDELHKFKIDKIYEKLEIIASKSATKQAPILPDYALCDDCLREFYDPTNPRYKYPFINCTNCGPRFSIIKALPYDRVNTTMNEFKMCEFCESEYKDPLNRRYHAEPISCPNCGPKLYLKDKFGKVLASGNEAAKQAATLINEGKILAIKGLGGFHLVCDATNEAAVCELRARKHRPSKPFALMSKNLENARKIAQISEAEAGLLSSNLKPIVLLEAKNGSNIAKSVAPNLNKLGVMLAFSGIHLLLFDYLKHDIIATSANISGEVVIKDESELKEKLGEVIDFYLDHDREIYSPSDDSIAFCVEDEVIFTRTSRGLNPNFIHTNFKQKGTFLALGAELKSSFCIYKDGLLMISSYIGDLKNVATFDRFKDIFTLFETTYNLKIEKVIADLHPNFLNTKWAKDQGFELVHLQHHYAHLLSVIFENDLADKKYLGFCFDGTGYGEDGKIWGGEVFRLDKKSYERVYHFDEFSLFGGENSIKNIYLIAYSIILKYSLEDEASKFLVNFDEKMLVNFKKMEQKGLNLVKTSSVGRIFDAFGAIICGLFHSSFEGESGMRLEALYDKNLDVCYKFSLNDGVICFKEAFKNALKDEPRVAATAFINGIADIIFEISKNEKKEVLLSGGVFQNKTLLDIIYKKFTKANLKFYINKKFCSNDSNVNLGQIYYYLSTF from the coding sequence TTGAGATCAAGCTTTAGATACGAGATCAAAGGCTTAGTTCAAGGCGTTGGTTTTAGACCTTTTGTCTATACTTTAGCGGACAAATTTAAGCTAGTTGGCGAAATTTACAATGATGACGAGGGCGTGAAGCTAAATTTTAGTGGCGAAGAGGCTAGCTTTTTGGCTTTTGAAAAAGAGCTTTATGAGAAGCTGCCAGCCCTTGCTAGGATCGATGAACTGCATAAATTTAAGATAGATAAAATTTATGAAAAGCTTGAGATCATCGCCTCAAAGTCAGCAACTAAGCAAGCGCCTATTTTGCCTGATTACGCACTTTGCGATGACTGCTTGCGCGAGTTTTATGACCCCACAAATCCACGCTACAAATACCCATTTATAAACTGCACCAACTGCGGACCGAGATTTTCCATCATCAAAGCCTTGCCTTATGATAGGGTAAATACGACGATGAATGAGTTTAAGATGTGCGAATTTTGCGAGAGCGAGTACAAAGACCCGCTAAACCGCCGGTATCACGCAGAGCCGATCTCTTGCCCAAACTGCGGACCAAAGCTATATCTAAAAGATAAATTTGGCAAAGTCTTAGCTAGTGGGAACGAAGCGGCAAAGCAGGCGGCCACGCTCATAAATGAGGGCAAAATTTTAGCTATTAAAGGTCTTGGTGGCTTTCATCTGGTTTGTGACGCGACAAATGAAGCGGCAGTTTGCGAGCTAAGAGCGAGAAAGCACCGCCCAAGCAAGCCCTTTGCGCTGATGAGTAAAAATTTAGAAAACGCTAGAAAAATAGCACAAATTTCAGAGGCAGAGGCTGGGCTTCTTAGCTCAAATTTAAAGCCAATCGTCTTGCTTGAAGCAAAAAACGGCTCAAACATCGCTAAAAGCGTCGCTCCAAATTTAAATAAGCTTGGCGTCATGCTTGCATTTAGTGGCATACATCTTTTGCTTTTTGACTATCTCAAGCACGATATCATCGCAACTAGCGCAAACATCTCAGGCGAAGTTGTGATAAAAGATGAGAGTGAACTAAAAGAAAAGCTAGGTGAGGTTATAGACTTTTACCTTGATCACGACCGAGAAATTTACTCACCAAGTGACGATAGCATCGCATTTTGCGTTGAAGATGAAGTGATTTTTACAAGAACGAGTCGTGGCTTAAATCCAAATTTTATCCATACAAATTTCAAGCAAAAAGGGACATTTTTAGCCCTTGGAGCGGAGCTAAAAAGTTCGTTTTGTATATACAAAGACGGGCTTTTGATGATTAGCTCATATATCGGTGATCTAAAAAATGTGGCGACTTTTGATAGATTTAAAGATATTTTTACCCTTTTTGAAACGACTTATAACCTAAAAATCGAGAAGGTCATAGCCGATCTGCATCCAAATTTTTTAAATACAAAATGGGCAAAGGATCAGGGCTTTGAGCTAGTTCATTTGCAGCACCACTACGCCCATCTACTAAGCGTAATATTTGAAAACGATCTAGCAGATAAAAAGTATCTTGGTTTTTGCTTTGATGGTACTGGATATGGGGAGGATGGCAAAATTTGGGGTGGCGAGGTCTTTAGGCTAGATAAAAAGAGTTACGAGCGCGTTTATCACTTTGATGAATTTAGCCTATTTGGGGGCGAAAACAGCATCAAAAATATCTATCTAATCGCATATTCTATTATTTTAAAATACTCTCTTGAGGACGAAGCTAGTAAATTTTTAGTAAATTTTGATGAAAAAATGCTTGTAAATTTTAAAAAAATGGAGCAAAAAGGGCTAAACTTAGTAAAGACTAGCTCGGTTGGTAGGATATTTGACGCATTTGGGGCGATTATTTGTGGGCTTTTTCATTCTAGTTTTGAGGGCGAGAGTGGTATGAGGCTTGAAGCGCTTTATGATAAAAATTTGGATGTGTGTTATAAATTTAGTTTAAATGATGGAGTGATCTGCTTTAAAGAGGCTTTTAAAAATGCTTTAAAAGATGAGCCAAGAGTGGCTGCAACGGCATTTATAAATGGTATAGCTGATATCATTTTTGAAATTTCTAAAAATGAGAAAAAAGAGGTTTTATTAAGTGGCGGAGTTTTTCAAAATAAGACTTTACTTGATATCATTTACAAAAAATTTACTAAGGCAAATTTGAAATTTTATATCAATAAGAAATTCTGTAGTAACGATTCTAACGTAAATTTAGGGCAAATTTATTATTATTTATCCACATTTTAA
- the flgH gene encoding flagellar basal body L-ring protein FlgH, translated as MNHKTIWLVLSAGIICTGCTPSADPHINMKPPVYVEQLPSKDSGTGQSNAGSLFGKGENPLFSDRKAMNVNDIVTIVISENASQTSTGSKSTNKDSTISLGGGVFTAGAAPLSTVADNLNKYGDIGFKAGGGNKFTGSGTSNRSEKFTATISARIIKILNNGNYFIEGSRELLINGEKQIMQVSGVIRPYDISQNNEIDSKYIADAKILYKTEGELDKSTKKPWGTRLMEAIWPF; from the coding sequence ATGAACCATAAAACGATTTGGCTCGTCTTATCTGCGGGCATTATTTGCACTGGCTGCACACCAAGTGCTGATCCTCATATCAATATGAAACCCCCAGTTTATGTCGAGCAACTCCCTTCAAAAGATAGTGGAACCGGACAAAGCAACGCTGGCAGCCTCTTTGGTAAGGGCGAGAATCCGCTATTTTCAGACAGAAAGGCGATGAATGTAAATGATATCGTGACTATCGTCATCTCAGAAAATGCAAGCCAAACTTCAACTGGTAGCAAAAGTACCAACAAAGATAGCACTATCTCGCTTGGTGGCGGTGTTTTCACAGCTGGGGCTGCACCGCTTTCAACTGTGGCTGATAATCTAAATAAATACGGCGACATAGGCTTTAAAGCAGGTGGTGGCAATAAATTTACAGGAAGTGGCACGAGCAACAGAAGCGAGAAATTTACCGCAACCATTTCAGCCAGGATCATAAAAATCCTAAATAATGGCAATTACTTTATAGAAGGTAGCCGGGAGCTACTTATAAATGGCGAAAAACAGATCATGCAAGTAAGTGGTGTCATCAGACCTTACGACATCTCACAAAATAACGAAATCGACTCAAAATATATAGCTGACGCTAAAATTTTATATAAAACAGAGGGCGAGCTAGACAAATCTACCAAAAAACCTTGGGGCACAAGACTTATGGAGGCTATCTGGCCATTTTAA